The following coding sequences are from one Nicotiana tabacum cultivar K326 chromosome 1, ASM71507v2, whole genome shotgun sequence window:
- the LOC107816719 gene encoding putative vacuolar membrane protein YML018C — MGWRYKAGLFLISAVVVIWVTSAEVTQGIFSEYKQPFAITYLGASLLVIYLPVAFLKDWICDLLKRRCSRAGKNSEPGSESYMRHSSSPLKHTVQKVFEIEILKSLDRKDSEENLSAEEEGKPLVARCNGNSDDLKNGKEITTWQIARYGFYLAPLWFITEYLSNAALEHTSVASTTVLSSTSGLFTLFVGVLLGEDSLNMAKVIAVFVSMSGVVMTTLGKTWATDESKLDSSSSGERSLLGDLFGLLSAMCYGLFTVLLKKFAGEEGKGVDMQKLFGYIGLCTLVTMWWLVWPLTALGIEPKFTIPHSAKLDEVVLANGLVGSVLSDYFWALCVVWTTPLVATLGMSLTIPLAMVADMVIHGRHYSAIYILGSAQVFAGFVIANISDRISKLMGL; from the exons ATGGGTTGGAGATACAAAGCTGGTCTCTTCCTTATTTCAGCTGTTGTTGTTATTTGGGTCACCTCTGCTGAAGTTACACAG GGCATTTTCTCAGAATATAAGCAGCCATTTGCAATCACATACCTTGGAGCTTCTTTGCTGGTAATTTATCTACCTGTAGCATTTCTTAAGGATTGGATATGCGATTTGCTGAAGAGACGCTGTAGTAGAGCTGGTAAAAATTCTGAGCCTGGCAGTGAGTCATATATGAGACATAGTAGTTCTCCTCTAAAGCATACAGTACAGAAAGTCTTCGAGATAGAAATCTTGAAATCATTGGATAGGAAAGATAGCGAAGAAAATCTTTCTGCCGAGGAAGAAGGAAAACCTTTGGTTGCTAGATGCAATGGTAATTCCGATGATTTAAAGAATGGAAAAGAAATAACCACCTGGCAAATTGCTCGTTATGGATTCTATCTTGCTCCTCTCTGGTTTATTACTGAG TACCTGTCAAATGCAGCGCTTGAACATACAAGTGTTGCAAGCACAACCGTACTATCTTCTACTTCGGGATTATTCACTCTTTTTGTAGGTGTATTGCTGGGTGAAGATTCATTAAATATGGCAAAGGTAATTGCAGTCTTTGTTAGCATGTCAGGCGTTGTGATGACAACTCTAGGAAAAACATGGGCGACTGATGAATCTAAGTTGGATTCTTCCTC aAGTGGCGAACGTTCTCTCCTTGGGGATCTCTTCGGCCTTCTATCAGCTATGTGTTATGGGCTGTTCACTG TGCTTCTTAAAAAGTTTGCTGGCGAGGAAGGAAAAGGAGTAGATATGCAAAAATTGTTCGGTTACATAGGGTTGTGTACCCTTGTGACCATGTGGTGGCTTG TATGGCCGTTGACAGCCCTAGGTATTGAACCCAAGTTCACAATACCTCATTCTGCTAAATTGGATGAAGTTGTTTTGGCCAATGGACTTGTAGGAAGTGTTCTCTCGGATTACTTTTG GGCACTGTGTGTTGTTTGGACAACTCCATTAGTTGCAACCTTGGGCATGTCTCTCACAATTCCACTTGCGATGGTGGCTGACATGGTGATTCATGGACGTCATTATTCTGCTATTTACATTCTTGGCTCAGCACAG GTATTTGCTGGATTTGTAATAGCTAATATATCAGACAGGATTTCAAAACTTATGGGACTATAA